GCGATGATCTCGCCGAGGCCGAACAGGCGCAGTCGGCCGATGAGCGTGCTGACGTGACCGCCGGCCACGAGTACCGCCGCGGCGCGATCGACCTGTTCGGCGACTCGCTCGCGGACAGGAGCCAAGCTTGGGTGGCGACCGGGAGCCCAGGTCTGATCGAAGGCTGCATGAACGTCTTTGATGTGCCGCAGGTGTTGGCGGTCTAGGGTGCGCAGCGAGTTGATCGCCGCACGCCGTTCGCGTTGCACGATTTGTGCGTCGCCCTTGGCGCCGAGCATCTCCACTGCGGCGGCGGCGGCGTGGTTCAGCCGTCTGCGGTAGAGCGCCTGCAGCAGCCGAAGCTTGTCTTGACGGGCGCGGTGCGCGCGGAACAGCTCGGGATCGGCGCTGAACGCGTCGTTGACGGCCTTGTACAGACCAAGATCGGTGCAGGGTCGACCGATATGGCCGACCAAGTCGTCCAACTCTCCCTCGCGCTCCTGCCAGCCGGCGGTCACCGCGCACACGGCCCCGTCGATGGCGAGGACATCGAGAGTCTCAGCCAAGTTGGGTACGTGTCTTTGGGGGCCGAGTACGGCGATAGGGGGCATGGCGAGGCGGCGATTTTAGCGATGAAAGGGAGGCGAGGCTGGCTCGCCACAAACCGGGCAGGCGCGATGGTAGGGGCGAGCTCGGGCAGCGGTCAAACCGCCGTCGAGGCCATGGCATACTCGCCCTCCCGTGGCTTCTCGGTGCTCGAGTGCAGCCGCGCTGAACCGCCGTCGCCTGGAGCCGACCCTTGAACCTAGCAACCCTATTGTCTCGCGCCGTAGTCATCCTGCTGGGCGTTCTGCTCTGCGCCGATCCTGCTCGCGCCTGTGACGCCGACAACGGTGGTATCGCCCTGCCCGAGGGCTTTTGCGCCACGGTCTTCGCCGATGAGGCGGGACGCGCCCGGCGTCTGGTCGCAGCACCGAACGGCGTGGTTTACGTGGCCAATCAGAGCCGCGATGGCGATGGGATCATTGCGCTGCAAGACGTCGACGGCGACGGTAGGGCAGACCGGCGCGCGAGCTTCGCGGCTCCCGGTGGCGGTGGCTTAGGACTGCGCGGAGACTGGCTGTACTACGGTCTGGACGATCGCA
The DNA window shown above is from Pseudomonadota bacterium and carries:
- a CDS encoding Type 1 glutamine amidotransferase-like domain-containing protein, with protein sequence MAETLDVLAIDGAVCAVTAGWQEREGELDDLVGHIGRPCTDLGLYKAVNDAFSADPELFRAHRARQDKLRLLQALYRRRLNHAAAAAVEMLGAKGDAQIVQRERRAAINSLRTLDRQHLRHIKDVHAAFDQTWAPGRHPSLAPVRERVAEQVDRAAAVLVAGGHVSTLIGRLRLFGLGEIIARKPIIAWSAGAMALSRRIVLFHDSPPQGPGYAEVLDAGLDLLPALLPLPHARERLRLNDPERVALMARRFGPDPAITLDAGSRILGNDDGWQSIDACQRLHARGTLTTATMETPA